From Deltaproteobacteria bacterium:
TACAAGGCGGCGAGCGTCACCTGCCGGACGTCGGCGGGCCAGTGCGACGTGGCGGAGAGCTGCACCGGGACCTCGGGCACGTGTCCCGCGGACGCCTTCGCCGCGAGCAGCACGCACTGTACGGGCGCCTCCCAGAGCGGCGTGTGCGACGACGACGCGGCCGATCACTGCACGGGGAGCAGCAATACGTGCGTGGATGCGTACAAGGCGGCGAGCGTCACCTGCCGGACGTCGGCGGGCCAGTGCGACGTGGCGGAGAGCTGCACGGGGACCTCGGGCACGTGTCCCGCGGACGCCTTCGCCGCGAGCAGCACGCATTGCACGGGCGCCTCCCAGAGCGGCGTCTGCGACAATGACACGCAGGATCACTGCACGGGGACCGGCAACGCGTGCGTGGACGTCTTCAAAGCAGCGAGCTGCACGTGCCGGCCCTCGGCGGGGCAGTGCGACGTAGCGGAGACCTGCACCGGGACCTCGGGCGCGTGTCCCGCGAACGCCTTCGCCTCGAGCAGCACGCCCTGCACCGGCGCGTCGCAGAGCAGCGCGTGCGACAACAACGCGGCCGACCACTGCACGGGGACCAGCAACGCGTGCGTGGACGTCTTCCAGACGGCGGGCTACACGTGCACCGATGACGCCGATTCATGCACGTCGGATGTCTGCAGCGGCAGCAGCGCGGCGTGTCTGCATCCGTGCATCCCGGTGGGAGTCACCTTGCAATATGCGGGCGACCTGTTCGTCTTCACGGCCGGGCCGACCGTGGGAACGGCCACCGTGGTGCTGTCAGCACATGTGACACCTCAGAACACTTGCCAGGATATCACTGCTCTCAGTGTCCGCTTCCGCGTGTTCCAGCAGAACAATCTCGTGGGCTCGCCGGTTCTCAACCAAGTTGCCGCTGTCAACAGTCAAGGGGACGCGTTCATCGCTTTTAATAGTCTTACGGGACAGTACACCGTGCGAGCCAGCGTCGAACCCCAAGCGTGCTGGCAAACGGCCGCCACGGATGCCTGTCTGACAATCGACTACGGGAGCACCGATCGACGAGTGACGGGCGGCGGGTGGATACCCACGCTCACTGGAAATCGCAAGGCCAACTTCGGGTTCACCGTTGGCTTCAACAAGAACGGAACCTTGAAGGGCAACAGCATCTACATGGTGCGCGGCGATGACGGCTACAATTACTTGGTCAAGTCCACCAGCTGGAACACCGGCGGTCTGTCGTTCCTCCAGGGCTGCTATATGCAGCTCACCCGAGGCCGATACTCGGCCAGCGTGGTCATCCAGAAGATCGATCCGGACACTGAAGTGGTCGTGTCCTCCATCGGCAACTGCTCGCTCGTGGTTGACATCGGCGACGGCGACCTGTGCAGTCCGCGCCAGCGCGACCAGTACGCGGTCCGCGTGATTCTGAAGGATGGCACCACGTGGTGGGGCAGCTCCCCGACACTGCAAGACCTCGGCGGCGGGAACGTGAGCGTCTTCAGCAAGTAGCATTCGCTGCCGGGACATTCCGCAGAGGGCGGGGATGAGCACTTTCTCCCCGCCCGCCAAGCCGCTGCTTGATGACCTGCGAGAACGACTGTCCGGCTCGCTTGTGGCGCGCGAGGGGGCTCAGTCCCCTTCGCGCGCCACCTCGCCGAGCGCCTTCTCCAGGTCGCCCACCGAGAACGGCTTGCGGAGGAAGCCCGCGAGCCCGGCCTCGGCGAGGGCGCCGCTCGCCTTCTCGTCGTCGTAGCCGGTCATGAGGATGACGCGCGCGTCGGGGCGAATGGTGCGGATCTCGCGGAACACGCGGTCGCCGGAGAGGCGCGGCAGGGTCAGGTCGACGATCACCGCGTCGATCATGCGCGCGTGCTCGCGAAAGACCTGCACGCCCTCGCGGCCGTCGCCGGCCTGGAGCACGCTGCAGCCGAGCCGCTCGAGCATGTGGGCGGTCACGACGCGCACGTCCTCCTCGTCGTCCACCAGGAGGACGGTGCGCCCCTCGCGGCCCTCGCCGGCGGGCGGCGCCGCGGGCGCGGGCCGCGGCTCTCCGCGGGCCGGCGCGCCCGCGGACGGGAGGTAGATCCGGACGGTCGTCCCGCTGCCGGGCGTGCTCGTGAGCGCGAGCGCGCCGCGGTGACCGCGCACGACGCCGAGCACGGTGGCGAGGCCGAGCCCCCGCCCCGTGAACTTGGTCGAGAAGAAGGGGTCGAAGACCCTGGCCGCCGTGGCGGCATCGATCCCGCAGCCCGTGTCGCACACCTCGATGCAGACGTGCGGTCCGGGCGCCGCCTCGGGCGCGTGCTGCGTGTCGCGCAGCGTGTCCGCACCCAGCTCGACGACCCCCGTGCGCACCGTGATCGTGCCGTCGGCGTCGCCGATCGCCTCCGAGGCGTTGATGACGAGGTTCATGAGGACCTGGCGGATCTGGGTGGGGTCGGCCTCGACCGCGGGAAGGTTGGGCGTCAGGTCGTAGGTCATCACGGCCCGGTTCGCCGTCGACACGTGCAGGAGATCGCTCGTCTCCGCGATGAGGGCGTTCACGTCGACCCGCGCGAGCGCGACCGTGCCCTTGCCCGCGTAGGCGAGCAGCTGCCGGGTGAGCTCGGAGCCACGCCGGGCCGCGTGCTCGATCCGCTGCACCGCCTGGCGTGTGGGCGCGCCGGGCGGCAGCTCGCCGAGCGCCAGGGAGGCGTTCCCGAGCACGCTCACCAGGAGGTTGTTGAAGTCGTGCGCGATGCCGCCCGCGAGCACGCCGAGGCTCTCGAGCTTCTGCGCCTCGCCGAGCCGCCGCTCGAGCGCCAGGCGGGCGTCCTCGGCCTGCTTGCGGTCGCTGATGTCCTGCGCGCAGAGGACCACGCCCACCGCACGCCCGTCGTCGTCGACCAGGCGCCTGGTACCGCACGCCATCACGCGCTCGCTGCCGTCGCGCGCGAGCATGCGGGCCTCGAAGGCGCCCGTCGGCTCGCCCGCGAGCGCCTTGCCGATGTCGGTGGCGACCGTCGCGCGGCTCCCCTCGGCAACGAGGGAGGTGAGGAGGTCCCGTCCGACCACCGCCGCCTGCGGCCAGCCGAGCACGCGCTCGGCCTCGCGGTTGAACTCGGTGACGGAGCCCGCCGGGCCGAGGACGATGATGACGCTCCCCGCCGTCTCCACCACGGAGCGGTAGCGCTTCTCACGCTCGCGTGCCTCGCGGTGGGCGGCGGCGAGCGCCCAGGTCTGGAAGAACTCCCGCCAGCGGCGCTGCTCGAGCACGGCCGTGATCACGACCGCGACGACGCCCGCCGAGGCGAAGAGCATGAGCTTGTCGTCGAAGGGCGGTCCGGTGGCCCTGCCCGTGATGACCGCCGCCGCCACGTACTCGCCGATGACCAGCAGGGAGGCGAAGGCCGACCAGACCGGCGACCAGGGGATGAGCACGGCCACGCCGAGCATCGCGAAGGTCGCGCCCAGGTTGATCGGGCTCTCCGCGCCGAGGGTGACGAGCGCGCGCCCCTGCAGGGCTCCTTCTGCCGCGAGGGCGAGGAGTTGCTCGATGGCCCCCATGAGGGCGGCCGCGACCACCCCGAGCGCGCGCGGGTGGCGCACCCCGAAGCGGGTCTGCAGCAGCACGAGGAGGAACCCGAGCGCCGCGGCGCCCAGCGCGCGCACGAGGAGCAGCGTGGCCGCGGCGTCCGGGAAGCGGGTCCGGTCGAGCGCGGCGAAGGTGAGGAGCAGGATGGCGGCGGTCAGGCAGTACGCGCTGGCGCCGCGCCAGCACCGCGCCAGGCTCTCCGCATCGTAGGCGGCCAGCGGCGGGCCCGGCTCGGGCCCTGGATACGGGCTGGGATGCGTGCCGTCGACGGCCATCGGCTCTCTCCGGCGAGAGCGGCCGCCGCCTCCCGCCGCACCCCGTCCCTCCCGGCGCTCGGCCGGATGTCGCCCGGGTACTACCACGATTCGCGCGCCGGGCGTCAACGCCCGGCACTCTTGACGAGAGGCCACCCTCCGCGGCACCAGGGCCCGGGAAGGAGAAATGCCCATGACGCACCGGCTGGTACCCCTGTGCCTGGCGCTCACCCTCGCCGGCGCCGCCTCCGCGGCCTCGCCCGAGAAGCCGTCGGTCGACTACCCGGCCGGTTACCGCAAGTGGCCGCTCGTCAAGTCCATGGTCATCTACTCCGACAAGCACCCGCTCTTCGCGCAGTTCGGCGG
This genomic window contains:
- a CDS encoding PAS domain S-box protein → MGISPSRALVPRRVASRQECRALTPGARIVVVPGRHPAERREGRGAAGGGGRSRRREPMAVDGTHPSPYPGPEPGPPLAAYDAESLARCWRGASAYCLTAAILLLTFAALDRTRFPDAAATLLLVRALGAAALGFLLVLLQTRFGVRHPRALGVVAAALMGAIEQLLALAAEGALQGRALVTLGAESPINLGATFAMLGVAVLIPWSPVWSAFASLLVIGEYVAAAVITGRATGPPFDDKLMLFASAGVVAVVITAVLEQRRWREFFQTWALAAAHREAREREKRYRSVVETAGSVIIVLGPAGSVTEFNREAERVLGWPQAAVVGRDLLTSLVAEGSRATVATDIGKALAGEPTGAFEARMLARDGSERVMACGTRRLVDDDGRAVGVVLCAQDISDRKQAEDARLALERRLGEAQKLESLGVLAGGIAHDFNNLLVSVLGNASLALGELPPGAPTRQAVQRIEHAARRGSELTRQLLAYAGKGTVALARVDVNALIAETSDLLHVSTANRAVMTYDLTPNLPAVEADPTQIRQVLMNLVINASEAIGDADGTITVRTGVVELGADTLRDTQHAPEAAPGPHVCIEVCDTGCGIDAATAARVFDPFFSTKFTGRGLGLATVLGVVRGHRGALALTSTPGSGTTVRIYLPSAGAPARGEPRPAPAAPPAGEGREGRTVLLVDDEEDVRVVTAHMLERLGCSVLQAGDGREGVQVFREHARMIDAVIVDLTLPRLSGDRVFREIRTIRPDARVILMTGYDDEKASGALAEAGLAGFLRKPFSVGDLEKALGEVAREGD